A single genomic interval of Desulfuromonas sp. harbors:
- a CDS encoding [Ni/Fe] hydrogenase small subunit, with amino-acid sequence MKDHTSAPVSIPEEILQKWESRGVSRRDFIKFCTATTAALALPMSFIPKVAEALEGQRPPVIWVEYQSCSGDSEAFLRANAPTAAEIILETISLEYSEVVMAAAGHLAEDAKHNAMKKHAGKYILIVEGSIPEGAGGGYCTVGGVSAVESCKELVKNAAATICVGSCSSFGGIPAAAPNPSGAVSVMDLVPGAPIINLPGCPVNAQNLTATIVHYLTFKNLPAVDRLGRPKFAYGKRIHDNCERRSHFDAGQYAEGFGDAGHRQGWCLYKLGCKGPETFHNCPTVRYNEGLSWPIMAGHGCIGCSEPEFWDTMSPFYRRLPNVPGFGIESNAYDIGIGLAAATAAAFAGHGVVSAFRKGSDKDDKE; translated from the coding sequence ATGAAAGACCACACATCCGCACCGGTCTCGATTCCAGAAGAGATCCTGCAGAAATGGGAGTCGCGAGGTGTCAGCCGGCGTGATTTTATCAAGTTCTGTACGGCAACAACCGCTGCTCTCGCTTTGCCGATGAGCTTTATCCCGAAGGTTGCGGAGGCACTCGAAGGGCAACGGCCACCGGTGATCTGGGTTGAATACCAGAGCTGCTCCGGTGACTCGGAAGCCTTCCTGCGGGCCAATGCACCGACTGCGGCAGAGATTATTCTCGAGACGATTTCCCTGGAGTATTCCGAGGTCGTCATGGCCGCGGCCGGCCATCTTGCTGAAGATGCCAAGCATAACGCCATGAAAAAACACGCCGGCAAGTATATCCTGATTGTCGAGGGATCGATTCCGGAGGGTGCGGGTGGTGGTTACTGTACCGTTGGTGGCGTCAGTGCGGTTGAAAGTTGCAAAGAGCTGGTCAAGAATGCCGCCGCAACCATCTGTGTCGGTTCCTGCTCCTCCTTTGGCGGAATTCCGGCGGCTGCGCCGAATCCGAGCGGGGCCGTTTCGGTGATGGATCTCGTGCCGGGGGCACCGATTATCAATCTTCCCGGCTGTCCGGTCAATGCCCAGAACCTGACCGCAACCATCGTTCACTACCTGACGTTCAAGAATCTGCCGGCGGTCGATCGACTCGGCCGACCTAAGTTTGCCTATGGCAAACGGATTCATGACAACTGCGAACGGCGCAGTCATTTCGATGCCGGTCAGTACGCCGAAGGTTTCGGCGATGCCGGACATCGCCAGGGCTGGTGCCTCTACAAGCTCGGGTGCAAAGGACCGGAAACATTCCACAACTGTCCGACTGTTCGCTACAACGAGGGTCTGAGCTGGCCGATTATGGCGGGGCATGGTTGTATCGGCTGCTCCGAGCCGGAGTTCTGGGATACCATGAGCCCGTTTTATCGCCGTCTACCGAATGTTCCCGGTTTCGGAATTGAATCCAACGCCTATGATATCGGTATCGGCCTTGCCGCTGCGACAGCTGCAGCATTTGCTGGCCACGGGGTTGTCAGCGCTTTCCGCAAAGGCTCTGACAAAGATGACAAGGAATAA
- a CDS encoding RNA-splicing ligase RtcB encodes MKDKEPVPIEQIDCCRWRIPQSGRMRTEGLVFADRKSIEFLQREQSLEQVRNVATLPGIVGAAMAMPDIHQGYGFPIGGVAAFDEKDGIVSPGGVGYDINCGVRLLRTNLEKGELKKNIAELANALFRNVPSGIGSHRTDLQLSPAETRKVLRDGAGWAVSKGFGTLNDLDHIEDNGCIDGADPDLISERARQRGRNQLGTLGSGNHFLEIDYVEAILDPDAAAGLGLFPEQVVVSIHTGSRGLGYQVCDDNLRTMLAAARKYGIELPDRQLCCAPLDSPEGKNYLAAMAAAANFAFANRQIITARVRESFEQILHKGPADLRMSLIYDVCHNIAKWENHEINGKSRRLCVHRKGATRAFPPHHPETPDAFKALGQPVLIPGDMGRYSYVLLGTEAAFTETFGSTCHGAGRLLSRTAARKKARDQDIFGYLEKQGIILRAAGRSTVAEEIPDAYKDVREVVSVVERAGIGKIVARLRPMAVIKG; translated from the coding sequence ATGAAAGATAAAGAGCCTGTACCGATTGAACAGATCGATTGTTGCCGATGGCGCATTCCGCAAAGCGGAAGAATGCGGACCGAAGGCCTTGTTTTCGCTGACCGAAAGTCGATTGAATTTCTGCAGCGGGAACAGTCCCTGGAGCAGGTGCGCAATGTCGCCACCCTGCCCGGCATCGTCGGGGCGGCGATGGCGATGCCGGATATCCACCAGGGATACGGGTTTCCGATCGGCGGCGTCGCCGCCTTTGACGAAAAAGACGGCATCGTGTCGCCCGGCGGCGTCGGCTACGATATCAACTGCGGCGTCCGACTGCTCCGAACCAATCTTGAAAAAGGCGAATTAAAGAAAAATATCGCCGAGCTCGCTAACGCACTGTTCCGGAACGTTCCGTCCGGAATAGGTTCGCATCGCACGGATCTGCAACTATCGCCTGCAGAAACAAGAAAAGTCCTGCGCGACGGCGCCGGCTGGGCCGTCAGTAAAGGCTTCGGTACCCTTAATGACCTCGATCACATCGAGGATAATGGTTGTATTGACGGTGCCGACCCCGACCTGATCTCCGAGCGAGCCAGACAGCGCGGCCGCAACCAGCTCGGCACCCTCGGCAGCGGCAACCACTTTCTCGAGATCGATTACGTCGAAGCGATCCTCGATCCGGATGCCGCCGCCGGCCTCGGCCTCTTTCCGGAGCAAGTCGTGGTCAGCATTCACACCGGCAGTCGCGGGCTCGGCTATCAGGTTTGCGACGACAATCTGCGCACCATGCTGGCCGCCGCCCGCAAGTACGGCATCGAGCTGCCGGACCGGCAACTCTGCTGCGCGCCGCTCGACAGCCCGGAAGGAAAAAACTATCTCGCGGCAATGGCCGCTGCCGCCAATTTCGCCTTTGCCAATCGCCAGATTATTACCGCCCGGGTGCGCGAATCATTCGAGCAGATTCTGCATAAGGGGCCGGCTGATCTGCGCATGTCGCTGATATACGATGTTTGCCACAATATCGCCAAATGGGAGAACCATGAAATCAACGGCAAAAGCCGCCGGCTCTGCGTCCATCGCAAGGGCGCGACCCGGGCCTTTCCGCCGCACCACCCGGAAACACCGGATGCGTTCAAGGCACTCGGTCAGCCGGTTCTGATCCCGGGCGACATGGGCCGCTACTCCTATGTCCTGCTCGGCACCGAAGCTGCTTTTACCGAGACCTTCGGCTCGACCTGCCATGGTGCCGGGCGGCTTCTCTCCCGCACGGCCGCCAGGAAAAAAGCAAGGGACCAGGACATTTTTGGCTATCTTGAAAAACAGGGGATTATTCTGCGGGCCGCCGGCCGGAGTACGGTGGCCGAGGAGATTCCGGATGCCTATAAGGACGTCCGCGAGGTGGTCTCGGTTGTCGAACGGGCCGGAATTGGTAAAATAGTGGCACGGTTAAGACCCATGGCAGTCATCAAGGGATAA
- a CDS encoding helicase yields the protein MLNDYSDTAILQIRDAIEQASGNEVFFLGTTDMEKQVLSVEVLARGSDNAVPAILQACSHGDVVIHNHPSGRLEPSGADIEVASRLGGLGVGFHIVDNSVENVYKVVEIFPPQEQKSLDPKEIEKILGPHGSVAASLKGYEERAEQLQMALEIGAAFNHDRVAIIEAGTGTGKSLAYLVPAILFSRSNEQRVIISTKTINLQEQLIRKDIPYLQRNCGIDFRAVLVKGRSNYLCKRRLKNALAEPGLFDTMQSSELGNIESWATATADGSREELPQPPADEVWEEVRCEVDQCARARCEFYADCFFYRARRQAASADILVVNHALLLSDLALRRVTDNYSAAAVLPPCDRLILDEAHHLEDVATSYFSARVTRFAFARILNRLRHPRKSDKGLLPRLFTQLGTKLPDSCDDLYRALHTRIEEILAARAELYDRAISTLENIGSGLAASLDIDIPENEELRHRIVPTFRASATWQDMAGEVEELAGKTGAIAKGIRALLKQCEQIPEKYYDAFVSNLTDLAGLGRRLEGLATDLGLFSAEDENYCSWIEVREGRIGRGRGIVTRLCSSPLSVDMLLRETIFERNKSVILTSATLAVNNRFTYLKQRTGLNDIETQRLLELELASPFDFRKQALLVVPSDNPAPGQNGYPEMLREQIEQAILAAGGRTFVLFTAYSMLRRIHAELAPILEPQGFRCLRQGEMNRHKLLKAFSSDPSSILFATDSFWEGVDVPGRSLEQVIIARLPFRVPSEPVLEARAEAIERAGGDPFMEYTVPQAVIRFKQGFGRLIRNRTDRGVVLILDNRVIKRGYGRMFLNSLPDVPLIAAPTEQTRETIKTFFAG from the coding sequence TTGTTAAACGATTATTCTGACACTGCCATCCTGCAAATTCGCGACGCGATTGAACAAGCCAGCGGCAATGAGGTTTTTTTTCTCGGCACAACCGACATGGAGAAACAGGTGTTGTCGGTCGAAGTCCTGGCCCGCGGTTCAGACAATGCGGTACCGGCGATCCTTCAGGCCTGTTCGCACGGCGATGTCGTTATCCACAATCACCCCTCGGGGCGACTTGAACCATCCGGCGCCGATATCGAAGTTGCTTCGCGTCTCGGTGGACTCGGAGTCGGCTTTCATATTGTGGATAACTCTGTGGAAAATGTGTACAAAGTCGTTGAAATCTTCCCGCCGCAGGAACAAAAATCGCTCGACCCAAAAGAAATCGAGAAGATTCTCGGTCCGCACGGTAGCGTCGCTGCATCGCTCAAAGGCTACGAGGAACGGGCCGAGCAATTGCAGATGGCCCTCGAGATAGGTGCGGCATTCAATCACGACCGGGTCGCAATCATCGAGGCCGGCACCGGCACCGGCAAGTCTCTCGCCTACCTCGTGCCGGCGATTCTGTTCAGTCGCAGCAACGAACAGCGAGTTATCATCTCAACCAAGACGATCAACCTTCAGGAACAGCTTATCCGTAAGGATATTCCATACTTGCAGCGTAATTGCGGGATCGATTTCAGAGCCGTTCTGGTCAAGGGTCGCAGTAATTATCTCTGTAAAAGACGCCTGAAAAATGCATTGGCCGAACCGGGTCTGTTCGATACCATGCAGTCGTCCGAACTCGGCAACATTGAATCCTGGGCTACCGCCACCGCCGATGGCTCGCGCGAAGAGCTGCCGCAGCCGCCAGCCGATGAGGTCTGGGAAGAAGTCCGTTGCGAGGTTGACCAGTGCGCCCGGGCCCGCTGTGAGTTCTACGCTGACTGTTTTTTCTACAGAGCCCGCCGGCAGGCCGCTTCAGCCGACATTCTGGTGGTCAATCACGCCCTGTTGCTCTCCGACCTGGCGTTGCGCCGGGTGACCGACAACTATTCGGCAGCGGCCGTTCTTCCACCCTGTGACCGGCTGATTCTCGATGAAGCACACCACCTCGAGGATGTCGCCACCAGCTATTTTTCAGCCCGGGTCACCCGTTTCGCTTTCGCCCGCATCCTCAACCGGCTTCGCCATCCGCGCAAAAGCGACAAGGGTCTGCTGCCCCGGCTCTTCACCCAACTCGGGACCAAACTACCCGACAGCTGTGATGATCTTTACCGGGCGCTACACACCCGAATTGAAGAGATTCTGGCGGCACGCGCCGAACTCTACGACCGCGCCATCTCTACCCTTGAAAATATCGGCAGTGGCCTCGCCGCCAGCCTTGATATTGACATTCCGGAGAACGAGGAGTTACGACACCGAATCGTTCCAACTTTCCGCGCTTCGGCAACCTGGCAGGATATGGCCGGTGAAGTCGAGGAGCTGGCCGGAAAAACCGGCGCGATCGCTAAAGGGATCCGGGCACTACTGAAGCAATGCGAACAGATCCCGGAAAAATACTATGATGCATTCGTATCCAACCTGACCGACCTTGCCGGGCTCGGCCGCAGGCTCGAGGGGCTGGCGACCGACCTCGGTCTGTTCAGCGCCGAGGATGAGAACTACTGCTCGTGGATCGAGGTGCGCGAAGGCCGCATCGGGCGGGGGCGCGGCATTGTTACCCGTCTCTGCTCATCACCGCTGAGCGTTGACATGCTGCTGCGTGAGACAATTTTCGAACGCAACAAGAGTGTCATCCTGACCAGCGCCACCCTGGCCGTCAACAACCGCTTCACCTATCTCAAGCAACGCACCGGCCTCAACGACATCGAAACACAACGGCTGCTTGAACTCGAGCTCGCTTCACCGTTCGACTTCCGCAAACAGGCTCTTCTGGTAGTCCCTTCCGACAACCCGGCACCGGGACAGAACGGCTATCCGGAGATGCTGCGTGAGCAGATTGAGCAGGCGATCCTCGCCGCCGGTGGCCGTACCTTTGTTCTCTTTACCGCCTATTCCATGTTGCGGCGTATTCATGCCGAACTGGCGCCGATTCTTGAACCGCAAGGATTCCGCTGCCTGCGCCAGGGAGAGATGAACCGGCACAAACTGCTGAAGGCGTTCAGTTCCGATCCGTCAAGTATCCTCTTTGCGACCGATTCGTTCTGGGAAGGAGTCGATGTCCCGGGCCGATCACTCGAGCAGGTCATTATCGCCCGCCTGCCGTTCCGGGTGCCATCGGAACCGGTGCTCGAGGCCCGGGCCGAGGCGATTGAACGAGCCGGCGGCGATCCGTTCATGGAATATACGGTGCCGCAGGCGGTGATCCGTTTCAAGCAGGGTTTCGGCCGGCTGATCCGCAACAGGACCGATCGGGGTGTTGTGTTGATTCTCGACAACCGGGTCATCAAGCGGGGTTATGGCAGGATGTTTCTTAATTCACTGCCCGATGTTCCACTCATCGCTGCCCCGACCGAGCAGACCCGAGAGACGATCAAGACTTTTTTTGCCGGGTGA
- a CDS encoding serine protease — MATEQNNSVSLVLGSGGARGLAHIGVIRYLEEEGYRIESITGCSIGALIGGIHAAGKLDEYEEWIRGIDKLDIFSLLDFTFGRTGLVKGDKLMKKLSEMVGEAKIEDLDINFTAVAADISREREVWFSKGPLFDAIRASISLPLFFTPYEHKGVKLLDGGIFNPVPIAPTYHDMTDMTIAVNLIGPLEKNGDLFPEDSDGNGAEGFREKVRAFLTKLLPDTPEEGEDWDYFYIASQSFDAMQGVLARQKLAAHPPDVLIEIPRNACGILDFDQAEEMIDLGYKRARKSLAED; from the coding sequence ATGGCAACAGAACAGAACAATTCGGTTTCGCTGGTTCTCGGCAGCGGCGGCGCCCGTGGGCTCGCCCATATCGGTGTGATCCGCTACCTGGAAGAGGAGGGGTACCGGATCGAGTCGATCACCGGCTGTTCGATCGGCGCCCTGATCGGCGGTATTCATGCCGCCGGCAAACTCGATGAATACGAAGAATGGATCAGGGGGATCGATAAACTCGATATTTTTTCACTACTCGATTTTACTTTCGGGCGGACCGGGTTGGTCAAAGGCGACAAGTTGATGAAGAAGCTCAGCGAGATGGTCGGTGAAGCGAAGATAGAAGACCTTGACATCAACTTCACCGCGGTCGCCGCTGACATCTCACGCGAACGGGAAGTCTGGTTCAGCAAGGGACCGCTGTTCGATGCCATCCGGGCGTCGATCTCTTTGCCGCTGTTTTTCACACCCTATGAACACAAAGGGGTCAAACTGCTCGACGGAGGCATCTTCAATCCGGTGCCGATTGCGCCGACCTACCACGACATGACCGACATGACCATCGCCGTCAACCTGATCGGCCCGCTGGAAAAAAATGGCGACCTTTTTCCGGAGGACAGCGATGGCAACGGCGCTGAAGGTTTCCGGGAAAAAGTCAGGGCCTTTCTGACAAAACTCCTTCCCGACACTCCGGAAGAGGGCGAAGACTGGGATTATTTTTACATTGCCAGCCAGTCATTCGATGCCATGCAGGGGGTGCTCGCCCGGCAGAAACTGGCGGCACACCCACCCGACGTACTGATCGAGATTCCCCGTAATGCCTGCGGCATTCTCGATTTCGACCAGGCCGAAGAGATGATTGATCTCGGCTACAAAAGAGCCAGAAAAAGCTTAGCCGAAGATTAA
- a CDS encoding thymidylate synthase (FAD): MSDSTIKRAGVPALDEILGKSFPVLDHGHVRVIDYMGDDAAIVQAARVSYGAGTKKVHEDRGLIRYLLRNAHTTPFEMCKLKLHIRVPMDCWRQWISHRTASVNEYSTRYSEAIADQQTTLPGEWRLQTMLNKQGSEGFIDEATGAELTASEKEFHQAAHNLYDSRIEQGVAREQARKDLPLSTYTEAYWSIDLHNLLHFLNLRMDSHAQYEIRQYATLIGEEIVARWVPATWEAFRDYRLNSMRLSGPEIELMRLLIGGDQAAADSWVNDNGWINAETGKKSREANELTAKLERLGLQLPG; the protein is encoded by the coding sequence ATGAGTGATTCGACGATCAAACGCGCTGGCGTCCCGGCGCTCGATGAAATTCTCGGCAAGAGCTTTCCGGTCCTCGACCATGGTCACGTCCGGGTCATCGATTACATGGGAGATGATGCGGCCATCGTTCAGGCAGCCAGAGTCTCCTACGGCGCCGGCACCAAGAAGGTCCATGAGGACCGTGGGCTCATCCGCTACCTGTTGCGCAACGCTCATACGACTCCTTTCGAGATGTGCAAGCTCAAACTCCATATCCGGGTGCCGATGGATTGCTGGCGCCAGTGGATCAGCCACCGAACCGCTTCGGTCAATGAATACAGTACCCGCTATTCCGAGGCGATTGCCGACCAGCAGACCACATTGCCGGGCGAATGGCGCCTGCAGACGATGCTGAACAAACAGGGAAGCGAGGGGTTTATCGATGAGGCGACCGGGGCCGAACTGACGGCGAGCGAAAAGGAGTTCCACCAGGCCGCACACAACCTTTATGACAGCCGGATCGAACAAGGCGTGGCGCGGGAACAGGCGCGCAAGGATCTGCCGCTTTCAACCTATACCGAGGCCTATTGGTCGATCGATCTGCACAACCTGCTGCACTTCCTCAACCTGAGGATGGACAGTCATGCTCAGTATGAAATCAGGCAGTATGCGACCCTGATCGGAGAAGAGATTGTCGCCCGCTGGGTGCCGGCGACCTGGGAAGCGTTCCGGGACTACCGGCTGAATAGCATGCGCCTTTCCGGACCGGAAATCGAGCTGATGCGGCTGCTGATTGGCGGAGACCAGGCCGCGGCAGACAGCTGGGTGAACGATAACGGCTGGATTAATGCTGAAACCGGCAAAAAGTCGCGGGAAGCGAATGAGCTGACAGCCAAGCTGGAACGGCTCGGCCTGCAACTCCCGGGGTAA
- a CDS encoding aldehyde oxidoreductase, which yields MKSLSFANNDQMPILGLGTWKSEPGEVGAAVREAVRIGYRHIDCAAIYGNETEIGKALKELISGGEVRREDLWITSKLWNNAHKKDQVAGALQKTLADLQLDYLDLYLMHWPIAFRPGVVFAGKPEEFMTIAEAPLLETWQAMEAAVGSGLTRHIGVSNFKPGHLETLCQSATIRPEMNQVELHPFLPQDELLEFCRKKSIHLTAYSPLGSGDRPGAMKKSDEPSLLANQSVKEIAAAHDCSPAQVLLAFAAARGTAVIPKSTSPDHLAENLRAADLCLTTEDMAALATLETGFRYVDGSFFTFAGSPYTQDWLWDDD from the coding sequence ATGAAATCACTCTCTTTTGCCAATAACGACCAGATGCCGATCCTCGGACTCGGCACCTGGAAATCGGAGCCGGGGGAGGTTGGTGCTGCCGTCCGCGAAGCGGTACGGATCGGTTATCGCCATATCGACTGCGCTGCTATCTACGGCAACGAAACGGAGATCGGCAAAGCTTTAAAGGAACTCATCTCTGGCGGCGAGGTTCGTCGGGAAGATCTCTGGATCACCTCGAAGCTCTGGAACAACGCCCACAAAAAAGATCAGGTTGCAGGGGCGCTGCAGAAGACGCTGGCCGATCTGCAACTCGATTATCTTGACCTCTATCTGATGCACTGGCCGATCGCCTTCCGGCCCGGGGTCGTTTTTGCCGGAAAACCAGAAGAATTCATGACCATTGCCGAGGCGCCCCTGCTCGAGACCTGGCAGGCGATGGAGGCTGCTGTCGGTTCCGGTTTGACCCGCCATATCGGCGTTTCGAACTTCAAACCAGGGCACCTGGAAACCCTCTGCCAGTCTGCAACGATCCGGCCCGAGATGAACCAGGTTGAGCTCCATCCATTTCTGCCGCAGGATGAGCTGCTCGAATTCTGCCGCAAGAAATCGATTCACCTGACCGCTTATTCGCCACTCGGTTCCGGTGACCGGCCGGGGGCCATGAAAAAATCGGACGAACCGAGCCTGCTGGCGAATCAATCGGTCAAGGAAATTGCCGCGGCTCACGATTGCAGCCCGGCCCAGGTCCTGCTTGCTTTTGCCGCAGCGCGTGGTACGGCGGTTATTCCGAAGTCGACCAGCCCCGATCACTTGGCCGAGAATCTCAGGGCGGCTGATTTGTGTCTGACCACAGAGGATATGGCCGCCCTGGCGACCCTGGAAACCGGTTTCCGCTATGTCGATGGCAGCTTTTTCACCTTTGCCGGGTCGCCCTACACCCAGGACTGGCTCTGGGATGATGACTGA
- a CDS encoding dienelactone hydrolase: MKKLVLTLLILIFASPGFGAGKTVTYTVDGADYEGYYTSPDKKAPLVLLLHDWDGLTDYEVKRSEMLAAMGYTVFAADLFGKGVRPTEVKDKRQHTGELYKDREKMRRLLNGALSEAKRLGGNTGNAVAMGYCFGGAAVLEFARSGADVKGFVTFHGGLQTPEGQDYAKTRGSVLILHGTADANITMDQFAALAAELEQAGVSHEMITYSGAPHAFTVFGSNRYRKDADEKSWRRFTDYLQQTLD; this comes from the coding sequence ATGAAAAAACTCGTCCTCACGCTATTGATTTTGATATTCGCCTCACCCGGCTTCGGGGCAGGCAAAACAGTTACCTATACTGTCGACGGCGCTGACTATGAAGGCTACTACACCAGCCCCGACAAAAAAGCTCCGCTGGTACTTCTGCTTCACGACTGGGATGGCCTGACCGATTACGAAGTCAAACGTTCGGAAATGCTCGCTGCCATGGGATATACGGTTTTCGCTGCCGATCTTTTTGGCAAGGGCGTTCGGCCGACCGAAGTCAAGGACAAGCGCCAGCATACCGGCGAGCTCTACAAGGATCGGGAGAAAATGCGGCGCCTGCTGAATGGCGCCCTCTCTGAAGCAAAACGTCTCGGCGGCAACACCGGGAATGCTGTCGCCATGGGCTACTGCTTCGGCGGCGCAGCAGTTCTCGAATTTGCCCGGTCCGGCGCCGATGTGAAGGGCTTCGTCACCTTCCACGGCGGCCTGCAGACCCCCGAGGGCCAGGACTATGCAAAAACCCGCGGCAGCGTTCTGATTTTGCATGGTACCGCCGATGCCAACATCACCATGGATCAGTTTGCCGCGCTCGCTGCGGAACTTGAGCAAGCCGGCGTCAGCCATGAAATGATCACCTACAGCGGCGCCCCGCACGCCTTTACCGTGTTCGGAAGCAATCGCTACCGTAAGGATGCCGATGAGAAATCATGGCGCCGGTTTACTGACTACCTGCAACAAACGCTTGATTGA
- a CDS encoding YigZ family protein encodes MANGSRRYPIPAQRFRCEIEVERSRFIATVQAVATAEEAQSFIAGIKAEFADANHNCWAYLVGPPGSTDRIGLSDDGEPHGVAGKPMLTTLQHAGLGDTAVVVSRYFGGIKLGKGGMVKAYTAAVQAALTKLPRTERIAWAHLELCFDYSLLAPLQQRLSDFEGEELASSYAERVTLELRLPQEQQTGFAAMFRDLTAGRGELKKAAD; translated from the coding sequence ATGGCTAACGGATCCCGGCGCTACCCGATCCCGGCACAGCGCTTTCGGTGTGAGATTGAGGTCGAACGCAGCCGCTTCATCGCCACCGTGCAGGCAGTTGCAACGGCGGAGGAGGCGCAGTCTTTTATTGCCGGGATCAAGGCCGAATTTGCCGACGCCAACCATAACTGCTGGGCTTATCTTGTCGGTCCGCCCGGCAGTACAGACCGTATCGGCCTGAGCGACGACGGCGAACCGCATGGCGTCGCCGGCAAGCCGATGCTGACCACCCTCCAACATGCCGGCCTCGGTGATACGGCCGTGGTTGTCAGCCGTTACTTCGGCGGCATCAAGCTCGGCAAGGGCGGCATGGTCAAGGCTTACACCGCGGCGGTGCAAGCGGCTCTTACGAAGCTGCCGCGCACCGAGCGGATCGCCTGGGCACATCTGGAACTTTGTTTCGACTACTCCCTGTTGGCACCATTACAGCAGCGGCTGAGCGATTTCGAAGGCGAAGAGCTGGCAAGCAGCTATGCCGAACGGGTCACTCTCGAACTCCGCCTGCCGCAGGAGCAGCAGACGGGGTTCGCAGCGATGTTCAGAGACCTCACCGCCGGTCGGGGGGAACTGAAAAAGGCTGCTGACTGA
- a CDS encoding peptidylprolyl isomerase (rotamase C; accelerates isomerization of the peptidyl prolyl bond), with the protein MARASARHILVPSEEACNELKSKIEGGEDFAAVAKQHSGCPSGQQGGDLGSFTPGQMVKEFDDVVFSGEVGKVLGPVKTQFGYHLIEVTERTD; encoded by the coding sequence ATGGCGAGAGCAAGTGCCCGGCATATCCTGGTGCCGTCGGAAGAAGCCTGTAACGAGCTGAAAAGTAAAATTGAAGGTGGTGAAGATTTCGCTGCCGTTGCCAAACAACACTCCGGTTGCCCTTCCGGCCAGCAGGGGGGTGACCTCGGGTCGTTTACGCCCGGCCAGATGGTCAAGGAGTTTGATGACGTCGTTTTTTCGGGCGAAGTCGGCAAGGTGCTCGGTCCGGTGAAGACACAGTTTGGTTACCATCTGATTGAAGTCACGGAACGGACCGATTAA
- a CDS encoding DUF1456 domain-containing protein, protein MTNNDVLRRLRYIFDCNDSKMIVLFRLGGQEETREQISAWLKKEDDPAGQECNDRQLAVFLNGLIIDRRGKKEGPQPAPEKRLNNNIIFKKLKIAFNLKNDDVLEYLNLAGMKISPHELSALFRKPGHKHYRECKDQILRNFLKGAQLKYRGDSPESI, encoded by the coding sequence ATGACCAATAATGATGTTTTACGCCGTCTCCGCTACATTTTTGACTGTAATGATTCAAAAATGATCGTTTTGTTCCGCCTCGGTGGGCAGGAAGAAACCCGCGAGCAGATCAGTGCCTGGTTGAAAAAAGAGGACGATCCGGCTGGCCAGGAATGTAACGACCGGCAGCTGGCGGTTTTTCTCAATGGCCTGATAATCGATCGCCGCGGCAAAAAAGAAGGACCGCAACCGGCGCCGGAGAAACGGCTGAACAACAACATTATTTTTAAAAAGCTGAAGATCGCCTTTAATCTGAAGAACGACGATGTTCTCGAATATCTCAACCTGGCCGGCATGAAGATCAGCCCGCACGAACTGAGCGCCCTGTTTCGCAAGCCGGGGCATAAGCACTACCGGGAATGTAAAGATCAGATTTTAAGGAATTTCCTCAAGGGGGCGCAGCTGAAATATCGGGGCGATTCCCCAGAATCAATCTAG